The Bos indicus x Bos taurus breed Angus x Brahman F1 hybrid chromosome 3, Bos_hybrid_MaternalHap_v2.0, whole genome shotgun sequence genome includes a window with the following:
- the LOC113890410 gene encoding olfactory receptor 6K2, with protein MENANQTTAHEFIFSAFPYSWRDSVICFVLLLFIYAFIVVGNVVIITVVQLNIHLHTPMYFFISALSFLEIWYTTATIPKMLSCLLCEKSISLNGCLLQMYFFHSTGISEVCLLTAMAFDRYLAICSPLHYPTIMTPKLCAWLTLGCCVCGFATPLPEIAWISTLPFCGSNHLEHIFCDFLPVLRLACTDTQAILMIQVVDVVHAVEIITAVMLIFMSYIGIVAVILRIRSTEGRRKAFSTCVSHLTVFLLFFGSVALMYLRFSATYSLFWDTAIALAFAVVSPFFNPIIYSLRNKEIKEAIKKHMSQANIFFS; from the coding sequence ATGGAGAATGCCAATCAAACCACTGCTCATGAGTTTATCTTCTCTGCTTTCCCTTATTCCTGGAGAGATTCTGTCATCTGTTTTGTTCTACTGCTCTTCATTTATGCATTCATTGTTGTTGGAAATGTGGTCATCATCACAGTGGTCCAGCTGAATATTCATCTCCACACTCCCATGTACTTCTTTATCAGTGCCCTTTCTTTCCTGGAGATCTGGTATACCACAGCTACCATACCAAAGATGCTCTCTTGCCTGCTTTGTGAGAAGAGCATTTCCTTAAACGGCTGTCTCCTGCAGATGTATTTCTTCCATTCCACAGGCATCAGTGAGGTTTGTCTCTTGACAGCTATGGCCTTTGACCGCTACCTGGCCATCTGCAGCCCTCTTCATTACCCTACTATCATGACCCCAAAGCTGTGTGCCTGGCTGActttaggttgctgtgtttgtGGTTTTGCCACACCCCTTCCTGAGATTGCCTGGATCTCCACACTGCCATTTTGTGGCTCTAATCACCTGGAGCATATCTTTTGTGACTTCCTCCCAGTACTACGCCTGGCCTGCACAGACACACAAGCTATCCTTATGATTCAGGTGGTGGATGTTGTCCATGCAGTGGAGATTATTACAGCTGTGATGCTCATCTTCATGTCCTACATTGGTATCGTGGCTGTAATTCTACGTATCCGTTCCACTGAGGGCCGTCGCAAGGCCTTTTCCACATGCGTCTCCCACCTTACTGTATTTCTGCTCTTCTTTGGCAGTGTGGCTCTCATGTACCTACGCTTCTCTGCCACCTACTCCTTATTCTGGGATACAGCCATTGCTCTGGCCTTTGCAGTTGTGTCCCCATTTTTCAACCCCATTATCTATAGCTTGAGGAATAAAGAGATAAAGGAAGCCATAAAAAAACACATGAGTCAAGCTAACATCTTTTTTTCATAA